The Candidatus Acidiferrales bacterium genome segment GGCGCGACAAATTACGCGTAAATGCTCAGTTCTCGAAGAGCTTAGCCTGAGTTGGTTGGAACGGCACTAGCTCCAGCCGTATGCCACGGATCTCACCCACACACTACCGCAAGCTTGTGCGAGTTTTGGAACTCGAAGGCTTTGCACTCGTCCGACAACGGGGCGACCACATGGTTTTCACCAAACCGGGCATTTCACGCCCGGTCGTTGTGCCCCGCCACGATCCTCTTCCCGTGTTCATCATCAAGAATATTCTGCGGACTGCGCGCATCACTCGTGAGCGCTACTTCGAACTCCTGGAACGTGTCTAATACTTCATGTTGCGAGCTAGTTACCAATCGATCCTCAAACGGGATTGAACTGAACTCCCTCTCTGATTCGACCGACTGTATTTAAGAGATTTCTCATAAATGTCAAAACTTCGCTAACCAGTCGGAGAGAGTCCCGCCTCAGGGGTTGAAACCCCCGGTTTGTTACCCCTTTTACGGCACGGCTCAAGCCGTGCCCTGCCGGCACCGTTGCCTACCGCTACTCTTCGACCAATACCTTGGTCGTTAGCTTCTTCTCCCCAACGGCCAGCGTAACGGTGTACTCGCCGGTGGGCACAAGTTCGGGCTGCTCGCCGGGGCCGGGGGCGCCGATTCTCCCCGTGGGATCGAACTGGAGGTCCCAGACGACGCGGTTGAAGCCGGGGTATTGCGTGCCCGTCAACTCGCGCACCTTTTTGCCTCCGGCGTCCGCAATCGTGATTTTCACTTCGTCGCCGGTGAACGCCTTGAGGTAGTAGTTGATATACGCCCCAAAGGGCGGGTTTTTAACCTTGAAGAAGCGATTGCCCCAGGCAGCGTTGCCGGGGAGATAGTGGAAGCGGAGCGCTGAGCGGATGCTGAAGAGGTGCGCGTCGGCGGCAAGCACCTCGGGCGTCAATTCCTGGAGCGCCGTGATGTCATCGAGGACGTAGATGCTGCGGCCGTGGGTACCGATGACGACGTCGCGGTCGCGCGGGTGGATCACGATGTCGTCCACGGCCACAGTCGGTAGGTCGTTTTTGAGCGGAA includes the following:
- a CDS encoding type II toxin-antitoxin system HicA family toxin, with protein sequence MPRISPTHYRKLVRVLELEGFALVRQRGDHMVFTKPGISRPVVVPRHDPLPVFIIKNILRTARITRERYFELLERV